GTTCTTCCCTACACCACAGGCCTACATCGGTCTAAGGATTACCCTCCATGAAAACCCCCCGCAATCGTTCGCTGCGCCAGCGCGGCTTCTCCCTCATCGAAGCGCTGGTCGTGCTTACGATTCTCACCATCATGGCCTTGCTTGCGGCCAGCGCATTCGACGGCGCGCGCACGAAGGCACAGGCCATGCTGAACCTGGGCAAGCAGATTGGCGAAGCCAACATCAAGCTGAAGCTCGACACCGGCTGCTACGTCAAGAACGCAAAGGCTCTGTTCGACCCCGTCGCCGCCGCGGTTCCCGCGAACAACTACTGCGCGCGCACCTTCGGTACCAACTGGACGAGTGCCTACATGGCCAAGTACCCGACGGATACCACCACGGGCGCCATCAAGTTCGACAAGCTTGGCTCTGAAGTCACTGCATCGTTCCCTGATGCGCCCGAATCGGTCGTCATCAGCGGGACCACGTGGAAGCGCTACTACGTGCGCTTCTCGAACGTTCCGGTCGACGTCGTGCGCCAAGGCCTGAACGAGTGCAACGGCAACCCGGAATCGAAGGGCGACTTTTCCACGGACAAGTGCCGCACCGACGTGAACCTGTCCTCGGACACCCCGGGCACGTTCGACATCCTGTTCGACGAAACCCGCTAATCCAAGCCGGGAAGGACGCCATCATGAGCAGGCTGCGGCCCGTGCGCCAAGAGGGCTTCGGCCTGCTCGTGTTCGTCTTGATGGCGAGCGTGGTGGCCCTGTCCATCGTTCTGGGCTACTCCGGCCTGCTTACTCGCGAGGAAGCCAATCGACGCCCCGCCAAGATGCAGGCCCTGCTCGAGCAGTACAAGACCCAGGTCATGGGCCTGTACCAGCAGCACGCGACCGAGCTGGACAATCCGTCGGCCGGAAACGGCGTCACGTTCGGAGACATCTTCGCAGGCGCCAACATCCCCGTACGGCACGGGCTGAGTGGCGCCATGTCGAACCTACTGCCTGGCGAGTCGGGGTTGCTCTACCGGCGTATTGTGCTCTTCTATCCAAGCGAGACGGACGAGACGAATCCTCCCGACCTGGCGAGCTTCGCCGCGACTGGCGAATTCAAGTCATGCACAGACGAGTCGCTGCCGTGCAGCCCCCGGCAGTTCATCACGATGGACTCCCGCGACATCCATCGGGCGGCCCTACTGGAGACGCAGCGCCGCCTGGAGCGTGTGGCCCTGAAGGCGCAGGCCTTCTTCAAGGCACGCATGCTGCAGGACGCCGAGAAGAACATCTCGGTCAACTACTTCCGCACGCCTTTCGGTCCGTCGGGCCCGGGCGTGGCCGGAAATCCCTGCCTGACCGACGAGAGCATTGACCTTGCGAACCCGAGCTTGCGAGCAATCAACGAGCTTCAGTGCCTCGACACGTACCGCCCGCTGGTGTCCCTGGTCGGCAGCACGTGGGTGCCCCAGACCAATCTCCCTCTGGTCCTCGGCTTGGCCTCAGATGAGCTCGTGTCCGGATGGGGAGCACCCATCGAAGCCTCGAGTTGGCAGGACAGCGAGACCAGCGAACCGCCTTTCACGATGGTGTTCCGCGCGCCCAACCCCTTTGGGGGCTACGTGACCATGCGTGCCATCCAGCAAATCTAAACCACCCCTCTGATGCTCTCCGAACTCATTCAGCAAGCCGCCGCCGAGCCGCAGGTTACCGACATCATCCTGAAGGAAGGAGACCCCATGTGGGTTCGTCTCCAGGGCGAGGTGGTGCGCTCCGAATCGTCCAAGGTGACGCGGGACCAGATGCAGACGCTGCTGAAGAAGCACCAGCAGCATATCGGCGTTCCCGCCGAAAACATCCAGAGTGTTTTGGAGGAGAAAGCAGGGGACCTCGACTTCGCCATCAAGGTTGGCCAGTTCCGCTTCCGATGCAACCTGTATCTGACCAACGGTCGCCGCCTGGCGGTCGCAATGCGACGCCTGCCGGACAAGGCACCGCCGTTGGCGCAGCTTGGCCTGCCCGACGGCTACATGAAGCGCCTGCTTACGCAATCGAAGGGGCTGCTGCTCGTGACGGGCGCCACCGGCTCGGGCAAGACCACCACGCTCGCATCGACCGTCGACTTCCTGAACGAGTCAAAGTCCGCCCACATCATCACGCTGGAAGACCCGGTGGAGTACCTTCTCACCTCGGAGTCCTGCCTCGTCGACCAGCGCCAGATTGGCCGCGACACCAATTCGTTCTCCAACGGCTTGCGCGCTGCCCTGCGCGAAGACCCCGACATTCTGCTCATCGGTGAGCTGCGTGACTTTGAGACCATCAAGACCGCGCTGGCGGCAGCGACCACGGGCCACCTGGTGCTCGGCTCGCTTCACACCAACTCGGCACGCCAAAGTGTGGAGCGGCTCACCAGTGAGTTCGGCGCCGAGCGCCGCGACTGGGCCCACATGGTGCTCTCCCAGGCGTTGCTTGGCTGCGTGACCCAGACCCTCGTTCCCCGTGCGGACGGGAAGGGCCGTGTGCTTGCCGCCGAGCTGATGATTTGCACGCCCGACATCAAGACTGCCATCCGAGATGGCAAGACGTCCGCCATCTTCAACCACATGGACACCGGCTCCTCGTTCGGCCAGGTGCTCCTGAACACGACGCTGCGCAACTTCGTTCGGTCGGGGGTCATCACGGCAGATGAGGCGCTATACGCCTCCTACGACCCCGCAAACCTTCGAAAGGAGCTTGGCCTTGCTTAAGTCAACCCTCGGCGCCCGTCGCCAGCGAGGCTTCTCGCTCCCCGAGGTGCTCATCGCGCTTTCGGTCATCACCATCGTCTCGTTCATGGTCATCGGAGCCGTGGGCCCCTGGCTCGGCTTGAAGCAGAACATCGACAACGACCGCCGTATGCAGGACATTCGACAGGGCCTTCAGGCCGTGTACGAGACGCGTGCGTACGAAGCCGAGACGCTCCCGGCCGGCCAGTTCTTCGGCCTGGTGACCAGCACCATCGACGGCGCCGGCAACTGTAATCTGCAATCAAGCGCATTCCGCCAGCTCAATACGCTCATCAGCGACGCAGGGGCCCAGGCCGCGAAAGACGGCTACGGAAACGCATGGTGCGTATTCGTCTCCGGACAACTCCAGAAGCCCGTGGATGGCACAACGCTCTACTACCGCAACATCTCCATCGTCTCCGCGGGCTCGGACAGCCTTTTGGCGCCGGGCACGCGGATGGCTGCGGATGGTTTGATGAACTACAGCGGCGACGATGTCGGCATCACCGTCTCTGGCTACGACGTGCAGTACCCGAAGCTGAAAGAAACGCTGCGCCGGATGTCTCGCGTCGCCACATCTTATGAAGCGTACTTCAGCATGCGCTTCCTGTCCTATGCGGACCGCGACATCACGCGCGACTACTTCAGCCAGCGGTATGACGCCTCGAGCGCTGTCGCCAGCACGGAAGGCGGCTGGGCGAACGCGGACGCGCTACTGGCAAACATCGGCGTGAGCGCCAGTGACGCCTTCACCGCGTGGGAGCGCAACAACAACATCATCGTCGCGAACTACGACGAGCAGCTCGGCAGCCAGCGCGTTCGCTCACCCGCCACGACAGGTACGGGCATCTTGCCTTACACGGCAATCCTGGCGGCCCGGGTCCCTGCGCCGGCTGGCGTAGACCTCTACGTGACCCGCGTGGCAGTCGGCAATTACTAAACCCATTCGCTATAGCTGCGAGCAAACGGAAAATCTCATGACCAAACCTCTCATCCTCGCCCTGGCCCTGGCTGGCTTGTCCTCGGTAGCGTTCGCTCAGGCGCCTGCGAAGGCCCCCGATGCGCCCGCCGCCATCGCGGCGCCCGCTGCAACCCCTGCTTCGGCAGTTGCGGTGGCGCCAGCAGCCCCGACCCTGTCCTCGTTGACCGCGGGCGCGGTGGCCACGTTGGGTGCAGTGCCTTCGCAAGCCCCCGTGGCATTGCCGGGCACCTCCTCGGACCAAGCTGGCAGCTTCGTCAATCCGTTCAACGGCAAGCCGCTGTCGACCGAGCAGCTGCAGCGTGAGCTCGAGGTAGCGCGCTACCGCTCCCAGCTGCTGGAAGAGCGGTTGAAGCAGACGAGCACGGAAGCAGAAATCAAAAACGTCCCGATTCGCAAGGGTGTGGAAGCCGCTCAGGCATTGACGCAGACCAAAAAGGAAGAACTCCAGCTGCGGGATGTCGAGCAGTCCATGAAGCCGCAGCCCAAGCCTTCGGCACAGGAGCAATCTGGCGAGCCAAAGCCGGTCAAGAAGTCGGCAAAGGCGCTCGCCAAGGAAAAGGCAGAGGCCGAAGCTGCTGCGCGTCGCGCAGCGGAGATTCAAGCCGCCCAGGCCGCGGCGATTCCTCCGGCAACCTTGCTGTCGGTCATCTCGGTCGGTGGCAAGAACTCGGTCGTGCTCGACATCCGCGGGAACGTGGCTACCATCGCTGACGGCGAGATGAGCCCCGCAGGCCCGGTGAAGGTCATCAACACGCAGAGCGCCAACGTCGGCGGCCGCACGCTCAAGGTTCACGACCAGACCATCGGCCGCTTCGTGGTGTCCGACGCCAAGAAGGACCCCGTGCTACTGGGTGCGGGCATGCCGGTGGGCGGTGCTTCCTTCAATCCCGGGTCCAACGTGACCGCGCTGCCGCCGTCCATTCCGGCCAACAAGGCCGCGACGCTGCCGCCGCCCCCGCTGCCGGCCGGCTTGATGAACACGACGAACGCCAACAAGACCATGCCGTCGGTCGCCCTCCAGTAAGCGCTCGTACATCGCTCGCCGACACTGCTCTCGCCCGTTGCGAAAACCCTAACGGGCGTTGTCTTATGAGTGCGGCGTCGCTGATTCCTACACGGGGCACCCAAAGCCCGTCAGACACTCGAAGGAATCATGGAACTCTGCCTCATCTGGGCGCAAGCCCGAAGTCGAGCCATCGGTAAAGCCGGCACGCTGCCGTGGCGCGCGCCGGCCGACCTCAAGCACTTCAAGGACCTGACCGGCGGATACCCGGTCATCATGGGGCGCAAGACGTGGGAGTCGCTGCCGATGCACCCCTTGCCAGGCCGGCTGAACATCGTGGTCACCAGCAAACCGCTCCAGCACGAAGGCGGCTTCGCCTGCAGCAGCCTCGAAGACGCGCTTGCGCTGGCGGGTACCTCCCGCCCCGCCAAGGTCTTCGTCATCGGTGGCCAGGCGTTGTACGAGCGAGCGATTCGGGTTGCGGATACGCTTTACGTCACACAAGTCGACACAAACGTTATAGATGCCGATGCATTCGGCCCTCCTATAGACGCGAGTGTGTTTCAGCTCGATGCTCAAGTCGCGGTCAAGGACGGCAGCTTGAACCTGGTCTTCGAGACCTATCGACGGCAGCGCAACCCCCGCTGACCCTGCTTAAGCGCCCGGATTGACGTCCGGGTGCTTTTTTGCGTCCTGGAAATGCAAAACGCCGCCCGAGGGCGGCGTTCGAGGCGGGAGCTAGAGCTCAGGCGGCCACGGCGTTCATGGCATCGTTGGCGACTCGATTGGAGCGGCGTTCGACCAGCGCCACTTCGACAGCAGCGGTCAACTGCTTGCTCACGTACCCGGAGCAGTTCTTGTACATGCCGGTTTCGAAGCGGGCGGCAGCCTCGCGCACCAGCTTGTTCACGGAAGGCAAACCACCAGGAACCGCACGGCAGGCCTGGGTGACCAGGAGGGGGTTCAGGGAAACCGTGGTCACGCGGCCGTCGCTGCGCTTGACGCGGAACAGTTTGTAGAAGTACGTGGTTTTCGGCTGTTGCTTGGTGGTGGCTGCTGCAGTCATGTGATTCCTTCGGCGGTTGGGGTTGGGCCTAAAACGAGTGACAGTCGAATTCTGTCAGTGTTACGAATTATACGAGCACTGTCAGTATCAGTCAAGCGGCTAGTGGTATCGCTCGGACGTGTAGGCACCGCTGCACATAAACGATTCAGCTATACGGTGATGCCGCCTTTAAGCCCCGACACCACCTATGCGCCCCAAGCTCCTTAAAAGTTTCATCGTCGTCCTGCTGTTCTGGTTCCTCTTCTCCACCGTCTGGTGGACCCTGGCCTCGCCAGAGACGAACTACAAGGCCTTGGTCGCCCTGCAGAAGCTCCTGCCCTTCATCAACCTGAAGGTCCCGGCGGAAATCTCCATCATGGGGGCCTGGCGGGTGCAAATCTCGGTGCTCGCATACTGGACCGCTCCCATCCTGTTGGGGTCTGCCATGTTCGGAGCTGTTGGCCTGGGCCTGGTATGGACGCAGGCGGCGCGCCAGAGCAAGGAACGGGCAGAGCGGGAAGCGGGTTCGGGCTCCTTCCGCGAGGTCACTATCACCCGCGGCGAGCTCCCGCTGCCCAAGACCTGGCCGCGCGATGAATTGGACTTGGGCGCCGACGACGACTCGGCGCTGTCGCGCATGACGGAAAAAGAGCGTGTGCTGCTCGGCGACGTCCTCGGGACGCTTTCGGCGCACCCTGACGCATACCCCGGAGAAGGCGTGAGGGTCAGCCTTCTCGAGCACGCCCTCAACCTTGCCTCCAAGGCATTGACCCATCGCCGGTACCCTGGCCTGTCGGCAGTGGTCGCAGCAGCCCACGAGCTCGGGAAAATTGAGGCGTACGTGAAGCGTGGCGATACCTGGACGGCCATCAAGGACCATGACCGCGAGGCCTCCCGCATCCTCGGTACGCTGACCTCGTGGTGGGCCCTGCCGGAAGCTGACCGCAATGCGGTGATGATGGCCGTCAAGTTCCACAGCCGCCCGCGCCAGATTCCTGATGTCAACGGCGACCCTGCCATCTACCGGCAAGCGCGCGAAATCCTGGATGCAGCCGATGGCGCCCAGGCTGAAGCCCTGACCGAGCAGAAGACCCAGACCCTGGAGAAGCTCGAGTTGCCGGACCTCATCCTGGAGGGCTTCCTCCAGGCGCTTCCGCAACTCTCGTTCCAGAGCCGCGGCTTGCCCAAGGGCGTGCAGGCCGTCGCCTGGAAAGTGAAGAACCGCGTCTACATGCTTGAAATCAAGCTGCGCGACACCGTGCTCGCGAAGCTGCCACAGGAAGTGCGCGGCGCACTTGCCCCCAATCCGAAGGAGCGCAGCCGCCTCCAGCCATTCACCCTGGCACTCTTGAAGGCCCTGGACGAAAAGGGTTGGCTCGTGCGCAAGCACGAGAGTACGAAGCTTGAGGTCAAGGAGGCGCTGTGGAACGTCAAGGCAGGCAAGCTGGAGTTCAAGGGCGTCATCATCATCGACGTGCCTGAGGAGTACATGACGCAGCTCCCGAAGGAGGACAGCATGTACGACGTTGCCATCTCCGGGACGCTCTTCACGCCATCGGCTTCTACAAACGCCGCGACCGTCGCAGGGACCGCCATCTCGAAGGGGGACCTGCTGGGCAGCGTGCTCAAGCCAGCTACGCCGAGAGAAAAGCCGCCTGCGCCGCCGGCCGAGGTTTAAACGCCTGTGCCTAGAACTATGAACCTCGCCCCTCTCTACCGATGAAAAAACTTCACCTTGCCGTCGCGGCGCTGCTGGCCACCGCCTCCGGCGTTGCGCTCGCACAGTCCGCACCAAATCCCTTCGCGCGCCCCGTGGAGCCCGCGCAGCCGGCCCCCGTGGTGGAGCAGTCGCAACCGGGAATGCCGCTGGCCACGCCGGGCGTCGTTCAGGCACCCGTACCGGCTGCGCCGGCAATGCCCATCGTGCTTTCCAAACCCACCATTGAAGAAGAAGTGGACGCAAGTCGAGTCGGCACGGTAAACGGCCTGCGCATCTACCGCGGCACCAACACGTACGTGTTCGAGAAGGCCGCTGACAAGGAACTCATCCGCAGAGTCTCCAACCCGGCCGCGCAGGTTGGCGCTCCCGCCGCGACCGTCGGGGCTCCGGTTCCGATGCCCGCGGCGCCCACTCCGCGCGACCTGCCGTCCAGCGTCGGCAAGCCTGCCCCGAAGAAATAAGGAACCCTTGAAAATGAACAAGACCCTGCGACTCGTCGCCGTGGCCGCAGCCGTCATGCTGGCGGGCTGCTCCACCATCACCCCCAAGGATTTTCCTGAGGACCTTCCGAATACCTCGCTGAAGGCGGAGCAGGCCATGTCCATCTCGGAGGGCTGGGACGCGGCACCGGTGGTGAAGGAGGGGAAGGCGTCCATCGTCATCATGACGCCGTTCTCCCTCCCGCCTGAAGTCAAGAACCGCAAGGTGCAGCTGAGCCTCGAGCCGGGTGCAACCGTCAAGGACGTGGTCGCCGTGCTGGGCGAGATGGGCGTTCCCATTCTGATTTCGGATGAACAGGCCGCCGGCAAGAGCTTCTACATGCCGCGCTTCAACGGCACCCTCGGCCAGCTGCTGAGCGCCATCGGTCGCGCAACGGATGTCTGGTTCACCTGGAACGAAGGCGCCGTCCTTGTCTCGAGCACCGAGCGCATCGCCGTGAGCGTCCCCCAGGACAACACCTTCGGTGAGGTGCTGGTCAAAGGCCTGGACGCCATTGGCATCAAGGAGCGTGCGGTTACGTGGCAAGCCGGCATGGCCTCGCTGGACGTCACCCCTTCGCAGTACCGCAAGGTTCGCCACTACCTCGGCCGCATGACGGACAACTCGGCCTTCGTGACGCTGCAGGTGGCGGTGGTGAACGTGACCCTGAACCAGAACGCCAAGCAGGGCGTGGACTGGGAGAAGCTCCAGCTGGCGGCACTGACTGGCGGCAACGTCCAGGATATCCAGGCCTGGCAGAAAGCGCTCAACCTGAACCAGCCCACGACCGGCACCGGCATCAACGGACAAACCGGCACAACCGGGACCAACGGCACGACCGGAGCGACCGGCACGACGGGCACGACGGGCACGACCGGCAACGCCGTCGCCGATGCAGCCAACGCTGTGGGCAGCATCGCAGGCGCAGTGTCCCAGGCAGGCTTCGCTGGCGGCGCTCTGCAAGGCCTCATCTTCACGCAGCGCTTCAACTTCTCCGGGATGTTCAACTTCCTGCAAACGTACGGCAACGCCGAGACCAAGCAGAACGTCCTGCTGAAGACGGTGGCCGGCAACAAGGTCGAGTTCAAGTCGCTCACCCAGATTCCCTACGTGAAGGAAATCGGCGTGACGCAATCGACCGGCGCGAACAACAACACCGCGCTGGGCTCGACGCAGACGGAGAAGGCTGACGACGGCATCACCGTCGAAATGACGCCGACCTATGACTCGGCTGCCAACACGGTGACGGTGGACATGAAGCTTGCCATCAAGGCCGTGATTGCCTTCAACGAGCTGTCCGCGGGCAACCAGCTCGGCAAGCTGACCCAGCCGACGACGGCGGAACGCAGCTTCAACGATATCCTGCGCATGCGCCCCGGCCAGACCGTGGTCGTCGGCGGCCTGGCCTACGACTCTATTTCGAACAGCTTCGGCTCACCCCTGTTCCTGCAGGGCACCAAGGCTGAATCGCAGACCCTGAAGCTGGACCGCCAGAGCATGTTCATCGTCGTGCGCTCGAGCGTGGTTCGCATCGGCCAGCTCGTCGAGGAGTCGGAGCCTGGCATGGAGGACTACCTCGAGCTCGCGCCCGGCAAGGCCAACCCGACCGCCGCCGAGAAGCGCAAGGCCGGCGGCCGCCTGAACGCGGGCAAGGCGGAGTAAGGACGCAGATGAACAACCTCCAAGAATCCCCCGCCCCGAAGCAACCTTCGGAGCCTTCGTTCGATGAGGAGTGGCGCGAGAGCGACTTCCTCCCCACGGGAGAGCAGCCGGTGAGCCAGGCCCTGGAGCCCATCGCAGAGGAGGCGACCGCCCAGGCCGCAGACGCGCTGCCGGTCATGAAGCCGAGGAAGCGCTTCTTCGGCAGCCGCATGAAGTCCGCCGTGAGCGAAGACCCGACCGCCGCGTCCCCGGGCGAGCCAACGACCGTGCTGCGCTCGGCTCCCATTCGAATCCTCATCGGCTACCTGCCGGAGGTCCGCGAGCGTGACGCCCGCGAGTACGCGCTCGGCGTGGCGGAAAAGCACTTCGACCAGCCGGCCATGGCTTTCTACGACGCCTTCAAGCTCGGGGACGGCTACGCCTACGAAGTGCACGAAGGCGGCGACGGCGTCGCCTACCTGCCGCAAATCATCAAGTACTTCGACAGCCTCGGCCCCTATCGCGCGGACGAGCCGGCGAAGGTGACCATCCGCACGGGCACGCGCCTCGTCGAAGTGGAGCGCCAGGCCACGGGACTGTCGGCCATTCTTCTGCCGGAATCGTCCACGAAGGAACCGACCGCCTGGCT
The genomic region above belongs to Variovorax sp. PBL-E5 and contains:
- a CDS encoding type II secretion system protein, translating into MKTPRNRSLRQRGFSLIEALVVLTILTIMALLAASAFDGARTKAQAMLNLGKQIGEANIKLKLDTGCYVKNAKALFDPVAAAVPANNYCARTFGTNWTSAYMAKYPTDTTTGAIKFDKLGSEVTASFPDAPESVVISGTTWKRYYVRFSNVPVDVVRQGLNECNGNPESKGDFSTDKCRTDVNLSSDTPGTFDILFDETR
- a CDS encoding type IV pilus twitching motility protein PilT, with amino-acid sequence MLSELIQQAAAEPQVTDIILKEGDPMWVRLQGEVVRSESSKVTRDQMQTLLKKHQQHIGVPAENIQSVLEEKAGDLDFAIKVGQFRFRCNLYLTNGRRLAVAMRRLPDKAPPLAQLGLPDGYMKRLLTQSKGLLLVTGATGSGKTTTLASTVDFLNESKSAHIITLEDPVEYLLTSESCLVDQRQIGRDTNSFSNGLRAALREDPDILLIGELRDFETIKTALAAATTGHLVLGSLHTNSARQSVERLTSEFGAERRDWAHMVLSQALLGCVTQTLVPRADGKGRVLAAELMICTPDIKTAIRDGKTSAIFNHMDTGSSFGQVLLNTTLRNFVRSGVITADEALYASYDPANLRKELGLA
- a CDS encoding type II secretion system protein, with translation MLKSTLGARRQRGFSLPEVLIALSVITIVSFMVIGAVGPWLGLKQNIDNDRRMQDIRQGLQAVYETRAYEAETLPAGQFFGLVTSTIDGAGNCNLQSSAFRQLNTLISDAGAQAAKDGYGNAWCVFVSGQLQKPVDGTTLYYRNISIVSAGSDSLLAPGTRMAADGLMNYSGDDVGITVSGYDVQYPKLKETLRRMSRVATSYEAYFSMRFLSYADRDITRDYFSQRYDASSAVASTEGGWANADALLANIGVSASDAFTAWERNNNIIVANYDEQLGSQRVRSPATTGTGILPYTAILAARVPAPAGVDLYVTRVAVGNY
- a CDS encoding dihydrofolate reductase, with amino-acid sequence MELCLIWAQARSRAIGKAGTLPWRAPADLKHFKDLTGGYPVIMGRKTWESLPMHPLPGRLNIVVTSKPLQHEGGFACSSLEDALALAGTSRPAKVFVIGGQALYERAIRVADTLYVTQVDTNVIDADAFGPPIDASVFQLDAQVAVKDGSLNLVFETYRRQRNPR